Proteins encoded within one genomic window of Corynebacterium aurimucosum:
- the metG gene encoding methionine--tRNA ligase, translated as MTETVVVNVAWPYANGPRHIGHVAGFGVPSDVFARFQRMRGNDVLMVSGTDEHGTPLLVQADKEGVTVRELADRYNRQIVTDLAGLGLSYDLFTRTTTRNHYAVVQELFKGLYENGYMIKETTQGAISPSTGRTLPDRYIEGTCPLCGADGARGDQCDNCGNQLDPVDLINPVSKINGETPEFIDTEHFLLDLPAVKDVLEEWLKSREDWRPNVLKFSLNLLEDMRPRTMTRDIDWGIPIPVEGWEDNGAKKLYVWFDAVIGYLSSSIEWAHRTGNPEAWKDYWQNPQARHYYFQGKDNITFHSQIWPAELLGYAGKGSKGGELHTYGDLNLPTEIVSSEYLTMSGSKFSSSKGVVIYVKDFLAEFGPDALRYFIAVAGPENNDTDFTWDEFVRRINNELANGWGNLVNRTVSMAHKNFGEVPAPAALEQADKDILSLAEETFATAAEFLEQSKFKQAMTAIMHVVGEANAYVAAMEPWKLAKDETQRERLATVLWTALQVVSDCNVMLTPFLPFTAQKVHETLGREGVWAAQPRVEEVVDDMPVELVGVDLPPENHPYPIITGDYSAQQAVWKRFDITPGTALQKPKPLVAKLDPELGETGPEWAPVQK; from the coding sequence GCTGCTGGTACAGGCGGATAAGGAAGGCGTGACGGTTCGTGAATTGGCGGATCGCTACAACCGCCAGATTGTCACCGACCTGGCTGGCCTCGGCCTGTCTTATGATCTCTTTACCCGCACCACCACCCGCAACCACTACGCGGTGGTGCAGGAGCTGTTCAAGGGCTTGTACGAGAACGGCTACATGATTAAGGAGACCACCCAGGGCGCCATTTCGCCGTCCACGGGCCGTACCTTGCCTGACCGCTATATCGAGGGAACCTGTCCGCTGTGTGGTGCCGATGGCGCGCGCGGTGACCAGTGCGATAACTGCGGCAACCAACTCGATCCGGTAGATCTCATCAACCCGGTGTCCAAGATCAACGGTGAAACCCCGGAGTTCATCGATACCGAGCACTTCCTGCTGGACCTGCCTGCGGTTAAGGACGTCCTCGAAGAGTGGCTGAAGAGCCGCGAGGATTGGCGCCCGAACGTCCTCAAATTCTCCCTCAACCTGTTGGAGGATATGCGCCCGCGCACCATGACCCGTGACATCGACTGGGGCATTCCCATTCCGGTCGAAGGCTGGGAGGATAACGGTGCGAAGAAGCTCTACGTGTGGTTCGACGCGGTGATTGGTTACCTGTCTTCCTCCATCGAGTGGGCCCACCGCACCGGCAACCCGGAGGCTTGGAAGGACTACTGGCAGAACCCGCAGGCACGCCACTACTACTTCCAGGGCAAGGACAACATCACCTTCCACTCCCAGATCTGGCCGGCTGAGCTTTTGGGTTACGCGGGCAAGGGCTCCAAGGGCGGTGAGCTGCACACCTATGGTGATCTCAACCTGCCGACGGAAATCGTGTCCTCGGAGTACCTGACCATGTCCGGTTCCAAGTTCTCCTCCTCCAAGGGCGTTGTTATCTACGTCAAGGACTTCCTTGCGGAGTTTGGCCCGGACGCACTGCGTTACTTCATCGCCGTGGCTGGCCCAGAGAACAACGACACCGACTTCACCTGGGACGAGTTCGTGCGCCGCATCAACAACGAGCTCGCTAACGGCTGGGGCAACCTGGTCAACCGCACTGTATCGATGGCGCACAAGAACTTCGGCGAGGTACCGGCCCCTGCGGCGTTGGAGCAGGCGGATAAGGATATTCTTTCCCTCGCAGAGGAAACCTTCGCTACTGCCGCGGAATTCCTCGAACAGTCCAAGTTCAAGCAGGCCATGACGGCCATCATGCACGTCGTCGGCGAGGCCAATGCTTATGTCGCGGCGATGGAGCCGTGGAAGCTGGCCAAGGACGAGACCCAGCGGGAGCGTCTGGCCACCGTGCTGTGGACCGCACTGCAGGTAGTCTCCGATTGCAACGTGATGCTCACGCCGTTCCTGCCCTTTACTGCGCAGAAGGTACACGAAACTCTGGGACGTGAGGGCGTGTGGGCCGCACAGCCGCGAGTCGAAGAGGTGGTGGATGATATGCCGGTCGAGCTCGTTGGTGTAGACCTCCCGCCGGAGAACCACCCGTACCCGATCATCACCGGTGACTACTCCGCGCAGCAGGCTGTGTGGAAGCGTTTCGACATTACGCCGGGCACCGCGCTGCAGAAGCCGAAGCCACTGGTGGCTAAGCTTGACCCGGAGCTCGGTGAGACCGGCCCGGAGTGGGCCCCGGTTCAGAAGTAA
- a CDS encoding MFS transporter → MGSAFRRSLAPFLLFSVVCLTALNLRSGIASVAPVLGQIQSFFGISSGQAGLLTALPGLCFAAMGLAAVPIARRAGLSRTLAGGTVALVAGLALRPWVSSFPLFVALTLCVVAGIALANVLLPAWIKQHGSGRALVALMTTYTTMLGVSSALGPLSAVTQSTWQGALWIWCLPAVAQLVAWIVVLPQAGKDVAHGTIDAAGAQRPMFASPTAVAMLFFFGLQSTMAYVQMGWLPRMLVEKGVSENTASVSLAVIGVFNILGGVVMPWLISRLDRLAPVPVVLALCTCAGWGGVLVAADAAPLAWACLMGIGGMCFPLALALLTARTRSALTTARLSGFVQPGGYVLAGLVPLSVGVVRGATGNWTAVLIGLMVLSLCMLVAGLRATTRVYIDDELAA, encoded by the coding sequence GTGGGCTCGGCGTTTCGGCGCTCGCTTGCGCCCTTCCTGCTCTTTTCCGTTGTTTGCCTCACCGCGCTGAACCTGCGATCCGGTATCGCTTCGGTGGCACCGGTGCTGGGGCAGATCCAGAGTTTCTTTGGGATTAGTTCTGGGCAGGCAGGTTTGTTGACCGCGCTTCCTGGCCTGTGTTTTGCTGCCATGGGATTGGCGGCGGTTCCCATCGCGCGCCGCGCGGGGCTAAGCCGCACCTTGGCCGGCGGCACGGTGGCCTTGGTTGCGGGGCTCGCTCTCCGACCGTGGGTAAGTAGCTTTCCGCTCTTCGTAGCGCTTACTCTATGCGTCGTTGCCGGAATCGCGCTGGCGAACGTGCTGCTTCCCGCATGGATCAAGCAGCATGGTTCAGGCCGCGCACTGGTGGCATTGATGACCACCTACACCACGATGCTGGGTGTTTCCAGCGCTCTCGGCCCGCTGTCCGCGGTGACCCAAAGTACGTGGCAAGGTGCTCTGTGGATCTGGTGTCTGCCGGCCGTCGCACAGCTGGTGGCCTGGATAGTGGTCCTTCCGCAGGCTGGCAAGGATGTCGCTCACGGCACGATTGACGCGGCGGGCGCGCAGCGCCCCATGTTCGCCTCGCCCACGGCGGTAGCCATGCTTTTCTTCTTTGGACTGCAGTCCACCATGGCCTATGTCCAGATGGGGTGGCTGCCGCGCATGCTGGTGGAGAAGGGGGTGAGTGAGAACACCGCCAGTGTGTCGCTCGCCGTCATTGGAGTCTTTAACATTCTCGGCGGCGTGGTCATGCCGTGGCTTATCTCGCGACTGGACCGTCTTGCCCCCGTGCCCGTGGTGCTGGCGCTATGCACCTGCGCCGGGTGGGGTGGGGTCCTCGTGGCCGCCGACGCCGCCCCGCTGGCTTGGGCTTGCCTCATGGGGATCGGTGGTATGTGTTTCCCGCTGGCGCTGGCATTGCTCACCGCACGCACACGAAGCGCGCTGACTACCGCGCGTCTCTCCGGTTTCGTGCAGCCTGGCGGCTACGTCCTGGCGGGCCTCGTGCCGCTGTCCGTGGGAGTGGTGCGCGGCGCCACCGGCAATTGGACCGCTGTGCTCATTGGTCTTATGGTGCTCAGCCTCTGCATGCTGGTGGCGGGTTTGCGCGCGACCACGCGGGTCTACATTGACGACGAGCTCGCCGCCTAG
- a CDS encoding type II toxin-antitoxin system RelE/ParE family toxin: protein MIQSFADRDTERLWNRERVPSIDSRIHSVALRKLRQLGYAQRLDDLRIPPGNRLEALKGDRRGQYSIRINDQWRICFRWTALGPEEVEIVDYH, encoded by the coding sequence ATGATTCAGTCGTTCGCGGATAGGGATACGGAGCGCTTATGGAATCGAGAGAGGGTGCCCTCGATAGATTCACGTATTCACTCGGTAGCTCTTCGCAAACTGAGGCAGTTGGGCTACGCTCAGAGGCTTGATGATCTTCGGATTCCTCCGGGAAATAGGCTCGAAGCTTTGAAGGGCGATCGGCGGGGTCAATATAGCATTCGTATCAATGACCAGTGGCGGATCTGCTTCCGGTGGACCGCTTTAGGGCCAGAGGAGGTTGAGATCGTTGACTACCACTAA
- a CDS encoding HigA family addiction module antitoxin: MEDFLKDMGITQHKLAVSIGVPPRRINEIVHGKRAITADTALRLAKYFGISPQFWLGLQTHYDLDVAEDKILAELDDIVPLQAASA; encoded by the coding sequence ATGGAGGACTTTCTCAAGGACATGGGGATTACCCAACACAAACTCGCTGTTTCGATAGGGGTCCCGCCTCGACGTATTAACGAAATCGTCCACGGAAAACGGGCTATTACCGCCGATACGGCTCTCCGATTGGCTAAATATTTTGGAATATCCCCACAGTTCTGGCTGGGGCTGCAGACTCACTACGACTTGGATGTCGCGGAAGACAAAATTCTTGCTGAGTTGGACGATATTGTGCCGCTTCAGGCGGCGTCGGCTTAA
- a CDS encoding GNAT family N-acetyltransferase, which translates to MHVRPAELADAPAISAIYNSASAAKPATNLVTWQESVEDREEWLAQMDKEGYPVYVAVDDDEIVGWAAYFQFVTPAIYYGTAEDSIYIAESARGKGVGSELMDTLMDHAKENDYVETIITYIVDTNESSIALHKKFGFVETGRMPNIHTKDGVRLGLVHLQRDFDRS; encoded by the coding sequence ATGCACGTCCGTCCCGCAGAGCTTGCCGACGCCCCCGCAATCTCCGCCATCTACAACTCCGCCTCCGCCGCGAAACCGGCGACCAACCTCGTCACCTGGCAAGAGTCCGTGGAAGACCGCGAAGAGTGGCTGGCACAGATGGACAAGGAAGGTTATCCAGTCTATGTCGCGGTCGATGACGATGAGATCGTTGGCTGGGCCGCCTACTTCCAGTTTGTCACCCCAGCTATCTACTACGGTACTGCGGAGGATTCCATTTACATCGCGGAGTCTGCGCGCGGCAAGGGTGTAGGCAGCGAGCTCATGGACACGCTCATGGACCACGCGAAGGAAAATGACTACGTGGAGACGATAATCACCTACATCGTGGACACCAACGAGTCCTCCATCGCCCTGCACAAGAAGTTCGGCTTCGTGGAGACCGGCCGCATGCCCAATATCCACACCAAGGACGGCGTGCGGCTAGGGCTGGTGCACCTGCAGCGCGACTTCGACCGCTCCTAA
- a CDS encoding GNAT family N-acetyltransferase — protein MIIREATDADVPAMTATLNWAIRETHFIFRSEPATVEERTEYLHQLRRDKCPCFVAFEDDGTYLGWALYRPYRDPKVWQGCYETTIYVDPTAHGRGVGTRLLDAVVQHARQAEQVHTLLALIVADNAASIKLHEKFGFATVGTLKEVSRKAGRWIDLTHLQLMV, from the coding sequence ATGATTATCCGTGAAGCGACGGACGCCGACGTCCCCGCGATGACCGCCACGCTGAATTGGGCCATCCGGGAGACCCATTTCATCTTTCGCAGCGAACCCGCCACCGTGGAGGAACGCACCGAGTACCTGCATCAACTACGTCGCGACAAGTGTCCCTGTTTCGTGGCTTTCGAGGATGACGGCACGTATTTAGGCTGGGCACTCTACCGCCCCTACCGCGATCCGAAAGTGTGGCAGGGATGCTACGAGACGACGATCTACGTTGATCCCACCGCCCACGGCCGCGGGGTAGGGACTCGTTTACTTGATGCAGTGGTTCAGCATGCCCGCCAGGCGGAGCAGGTCCATACGCTGCTAGCACTCATCGTGGCGGACAACGCCGCATCCATCAAGTTGCATGAAAAGTTCGGCTTTGCCACTGTAGGAACGTTAAAAGAAGTCAGCCGCAAAGCTGGGCGCTGGATAGACCTCACCCACTTGCAACTCATGGTTTAA
- a CDS encoding TatD family hydrolase yields the protein MSKKKPRPTPVPAEGLSQLIDAHTHLASCRDADADLVERARAAGVERIVTVGDGLAEAEKALAAAQDFDNVYAACAIHPTKANELDEAARSRLSEMAADARCVAIGETGLDTYWIHHEPETTAPLEVQEEALRWHAELAAKVGKTLMIHNREADEDLMRVLGECSEVPKVMLHCFSSPLEVAKEALERGYILSFAGNVTFKRNEEMRQAAALAPAGQLLIETDAPYMTPEPFRGARNEPSLIGHTYRCVAQARGQEVEDLAAEVADTFAQVFGV from the coding sequence ATGTCTAAGAAGAAGCCACGCCCCACGCCCGTTCCCGCCGAAGGTTTGAGCCAGCTTATCGACGCCCACACGCACCTCGCCTCCTGCCGTGATGCTGATGCCGACCTCGTTGAGCGCGCTCGTGCTGCTGGTGTTGAGCGCATCGTTACCGTGGGTGATGGCCTAGCGGAGGCGGAGAAGGCTTTGGCCGCGGCGCAGGATTTCGACAACGTCTATGCCGCGTGCGCGATTCATCCGACGAAAGCGAATGAGCTAGATGAGGCTGCTCGTTCGCGCTTGAGCGAGATGGCTGCGGACGCGCGCTGCGTGGCCATCGGGGAGACGGGCCTTGATACCTATTGGATTCACCACGAGCCGGAAACCACCGCGCCCCTCGAGGTACAGGAAGAGGCTCTTCGTTGGCACGCTGAGTTGGCGGCGAAGGTGGGGAAGACACTCATGATTCACAACCGTGAGGCCGATGAGGATCTCATGCGTGTGTTGGGGGAGTGCTCGGAAGTCCCGAAGGTGATGCTGCACTGTTTCTCGTCACCGCTGGAGGTAGCCAAGGAGGCTCTTGAGCGCGGATATATTCTGTCCTTTGCCGGCAACGTGACGTTTAAGCGTAATGAGGAGATGCGCCAGGCCGCAGCGCTTGCCCCGGCCGGACAACTGCTCATTGAGACGGATGCACCGTACATGACACCGGAGCCTTTCCGCGGTGCACGCAACGAACCTTCCCTGATCGGGCACACGTATCGCTGCGTGGCCCAGGCGCGTGGCCAGGAAGTAGAGGATTTGGCTGCCGAGGTCGCTGATACCTTCGCGCAGGTCTTCGGGGTGTGA
- a CDS encoding resuscitation-promoting factor, giving the protein MSPKKQIKRINNSRSLPLRMATGGVLGTLAVGGVVAVGAQKDITLDVNGETTELATFAGDVNAALEAAGVNVGGEDVVYPALSEQVSDGDSITVRTAKPVAVTIDGVEKQLSSTDLTVSDLLGGLDGIAPGAAITSGSKTVKEDETVTEGMNLEVTSPKIIKLSDGGSVSYASVAAKTVEDVLEARGITVGKDDRVSPALDTPVKAGTAITVDRVEISEEEKTEDFDAPANFVDDPELEEGTEEVREEGTPGSRTVTRKIVKVNGKEESNEIIKEDVRTEAVAAVIARGTKPKSTAPAVAEGSVWDALAQCEATGNWSINTGNGFSGGLQFTPSTWAAFGGTEYAPQAWQASREQQIAVAQKVQAAQGWGAWPACTSKLGLR; this is encoded by the coding sequence ATGTCCCCGAAGAAGCAGATCAAGCGAATCAATAACTCCCGCTCCTTGCCGCTGCGCATGGCCACCGGCGGTGTGCTTGGCACCCTTGCCGTGGGCGGTGTAGTAGCTGTTGGCGCCCAGAAGGACATCACGCTCGACGTTAACGGTGAGACCACCGAGCTGGCTACCTTCGCCGGCGATGTCAACGCCGCACTGGAGGCTGCAGGCGTCAACGTCGGGGGAGAAGACGTTGTCTACCCTGCGCTCTCGGAGCAGGTGTCCGACGGAGACTCGATTACTGTTCGTACTGCTAAGCCGGTTGCGGTGACCATCGATGGTGTTGAGAAGCAGCTCTCCTCTACCGATCTTACGGTCTCTGACCTGTTGGGCGGCCTCGATGGTATCGCCCCCGGTGCTGCTATCACTTCCGGATCCAAGACCGTGAAGGAGGATGAAACGGTGACTGAGGGCATGAACCTTGAGGTTACGTCCCCGAAGATCATCAAGCTTTCTGACGGCGGTTCCGTCTCCTACGCCAGCGTTGCAGCTAAAACCGTGGAAGATGTATTGGAAGCCCGTGGGATCACTGTGGGTAAGGATGACCGAGTATCCCCAGCCTTGGATACCCCGGTCAAGGCCGGTACGGCCATCACCGTGGACCGCGTGGAGATCTCCGAGGAAGAAAAGACGGAGGACTTCGACGCACCCGCTAATTTTGTCGATGATCCTGAGTTGGAAGAGGGCACCGAGGAAGTTCGCGAGGAAGGCACTCCGGGTTCGCGCACCGTGACTCGCAAGATTGTGAAGGTCAACGGTAAGGAAGAGTCCAACGAGATTATCAAGGAAGACGTCCGCACTGAAGCTGTCGCCGCAGTGATCGCGCGCGGTACCAAGCCCAAGTCCACCGCCCCAGCCGTCGCTGAGGGTTCCGTGTGGGATGCTCTCGCACAGTGTGAGGCCACTGGCAACTGGTCCATCAACACCGGTAATGGTTTCTCCGGTGGTCTGCAGTTCACCCCGTCGACGTGGGCGGCCTTCGGTGGTACCGAATACGCCCCGCAGGCTTGGCAGGCCTCCCGCGAGCAGCAAATTGCCGTGGCGCAGAAGGTTCAGGCCGCACAGGGTTGGGGCGCATGGCCTGCCTGCACCTCGAAGCTTGGCCTGCGCTAA
- the rsmA gene encoding 16S rRNA (adenine(1518)-N(6)/adenine(1519)-N(6))-dimethyltransferase RsmA translates to MTQPLLLGPVEIRELAAELDVTPTKKLGQNFLHDPNTIRRIVAAADLHSEDRVVEVGPGLGSLTLGLLGEVEHVTAVEIDPRLARKLPDTVAARAADFAERLTVVEKDALTVEAGELGEPTALVANLPYNVAVPVLLHLLEIYPSIRRVLVMVQLEVAERLAAAPGSKVYGIPSLKASFYGPVRQAGTIGKNVFWPAPKIESGLVRIDCTRPFDETLRPRLFVLIDAAFAQRRKTLRAALAGFFGSAAAAEEALRAAEIDPRLRGEKLGVEDFVRLAEVS, encoded by the coding sequence ATGACACAACCTCTCCTGCTGGGTCCAGTGGAGATCCGCGAGCTCGCCGCTGAGCTCGACGTGACGCCGACGAAAAAGCTGGGCCAGAACTTTTTGCATGACCCTAACACCATCCGGCGCATCGTTGCCGCGGCGGATCTCCATTCGGAGGACCGCGTGGTGGAAGTCGGCCCTGGGCTGGGCTCGCTGACCTTGGGGTTGCTGGGAGAGGTCGAGCACGTCACAGCCGTGGAGATTGACCCGCGGCTCGCCCGCAAACTCCCAGATACCGTGGCCGCGCGGGCAGCCGACTTTGCTGAGCGTCTCACGGTCGTGGAGAAGGATGCACTCACCGTTGAGGCGGGTGAGTTGGGGGAACCGACGGCTTTGGTGGCCAACCTGCCCTATAACGTCGCGGTACCGGTTTTGCTACACCTATTGGAGATCTACCCATCCATTCGTCGTGTCCTAGTCATGGTGCAGCTGGAGGTGGCTGAGCGCCTCGCCGCCGCGCCGGGCAGCAAGGTTTATGGCATTCCGAGCCTCAAAGCGTCCTTCTACGGCCCCGTCCGCCAGGCCGGGACGATTGGGAAGAACGTATTCTGGCCGGCGCCGAAAATTGAGTCGGGTCTGGTGCGCATTGATTGCACCCGCCCCTTCGACGAGACGCTGCGACCACGGCTCTTTGTGCTGATCGACGCCGCCTTTGCCCAACGTCGCAAGACGCTGCGCGCCGCCTTAGCGGGCTTTTTTGGTTCCGCTGCGGCAGCCGAGGAAGCGCTGCGCGCGGCGGAAATCGATCCGCGCCTGCGCGGCGAGAAGCTAGGCGTGGAGGACTTCGTCCGATTGGCGGAAGTCTCATGA
- a CDS encoding 4-(cytidine 5'-diphospho)-2-C-methyl-D-erythritol kinase, translated as MSKPVNESPQLWQARAHAKVNLHLGVGEARADGFHELATVFQSLDVHDRVSYRWGEGCAVEVTGNHAKGVPASTENLAWRAVDFVAQNLMLPAAGTLTMEKNIPAAGGMAGGSADAAAALLLANHALSAEFGREPLSTEKLYELAAELGSDVPFTLMGGTALGRGRGELLTPMLARGRYIWAIITNAEGLSTPSVFRKLDELRAAGRGSTPHLDTEAVGQALVGGNPRELAAVMHNDLQPAALSLRPDLRKILDTGEAAGALKGIVSGSGPTCAFLCEDEETAQEVVAQVCADNRGTRGLVTTGPATGATLV; from the coding sequence ATGAGCAAACCAGTAAACGAGTCCCCGCAGCTCTGGCAGGCGCGCGCCCACGCCAAGGTCAACCTACACCTGGGCGTGGGCGAAGCCCGCGCGGATGGTTTCCACGAGCTGGCCACCGTCTTCCAGTCCCTCGACGTGCACGATCGCGTGAGCTATCGCTGGGGCGAAGGCTGCGCCGTGGAGGTCACTGGCAACCATGCGAAGGGCGTGCCGGCATCAACCGAGAACCTGGCATGGCGCGCGGTGGACTTTGTGGCGCAGAACCTCATGCTGCCGGCCGCTGGCACGCTCACGATGGAGAAAAACATCCCGGCCGCCGGAGGTATGGCCGGTGGCTCCGCCGATGCCGCCGCGGCCCTGCTTTTGGCCAATCACGCGCTGAGCGCTGAGTTTGGTCGTGAGCCTCTCAGTACAGAAAAGCTCTATGAGCTCGCCGCAGAGCTAGGCTCCGACGTGCCTTTTACGCTGATGGGCGGCACAGCGTTGGGGCGCGGGCGCGGTGAGCTTCTGACTCCGATGCTTGCGCGTGGGCGCTATATCTGGGCGATCATCACCAATGCTGAGGGCTTGTCGACGCCGTCGGTATTCCGCAAGCTGGATGAGCTGCGCGCTGCCGGCCGTGGAAGCACACCGCACTTGGACACGGAAGCCGTGGGGCAAGCGCTCGTAGGCGGCAACCCCCGCGAGCTCGCCGCAGTGATGCACAACGACCTCCAGCCAGCAGCACTCTCGCTGCGCCCGGACCTTCGCAAGATTCTGGATACTGGTGAGGCTGCCGGTGCCCTCAAGGGAATCGTCTCCGGCTCCGGGCCCACCTGCGCTTTCCTCTGTGAAGACGAGGAGACCGCCCAGGAGGTTGTGGCCCAGGTCTGCGCCGATAACCGTGGAACCCGTGGCCTGGTGACCACCGGCCCCGCAACCGGGGCAACACTGGTCTAG
- a CDS encoding ABC-F family ATP-binding cassette domain-containing protein gives MANLINLENVTKSFGLKTLLDGVSLGVQTGDRIGIVGINGGGKTTLLEVLTGIEPPDSGRVSHNSDLRMAVVTQRFELEESLTIAQAIIEPLGLETFEWASNAKVRDVLGGLGIVDLGLDTPVGSLSGGERRRVNLAAALVQDLDIVVLDEPTNHLDVEGVQWLASHLLSRKLAVVVVTHDRWFLDTVATTTWEVHDGVVDAYEGGYNDWTFARAERARQADAIEQRRQNLARKELAWLRRGAPARTSKPRYRIEAAEALIADVPAPRDKVELMAFSKQRQGRVVIELEDAKVTTPDGRTLVDHLTWRLAPGERIGLVGVNGSGKTTLLRALAGEVELAAGKRIEGKTVRLGWLRQELDDLDPQRRLLDAVEDVATYVHLGKKELSASQLAERLGFSAKRQRTPLGDLSGGERRRLQLTRVLMAEPNVLLLDEPTNDLDIDTLQELESLLDSWPGTLVVISHDRYLIERIADNTYALFGDGKLTNLPGGIEEYLRRRQEIEAATARGVLDLGEASKNTDEHKTEATPTKRLSSQEERELTKKMNALERKMGKLDEKTAKLNEKMAQAAEKMSSGEGDSGELAKLDTELKAVAAEREELEMEWLELGEKLEG, from the coding sequence ATGGCGAACCTCATTAACCTGGAAAATGTAACCAAGTCCTTTGGTCTGAAGACCCTGCTGGACGGGGTCTCCCTCGGCGTTCAAACCGGTGATCGCATCGGCATCGTCGGCATCAACGGCGGCGGCAAAACCACGCTGCTGGAGGTCCTCACCGGTATTGAGCCGCCAGATTCGGGACGTGTATCCCATAACTCTGACCTGCGCATGGCGGTGGTGACCCAACGCTTCGAGCTGGAGGAGTCCCTTACCATCGCCCAGGCCATCATCGAACCACTGGGCTTGGAAACCTTCGAGTGGGCATCCAACGCGAAGGTGCGCGATGTTCTCGGTGGCCTCGGCATCGTTGACCTAGGGCTGGACACTCCCGTGGGGTCACTTTCCGGTGGTGAGCGCCGCCGCGTCAACCTTGCTGCTGCGCTCGTCCAAGACCTCGACATCGTGGTGCTCGATGAGCCGACAAACCACCTTGACGTCGAAGGTGTGCAGTGGCTGGCCAGCCACCTGCTTTCGCGCAAACTGGCGGTGGTCGTTGTCACGCACGACCGCTGGTTCCTCGACACCGTCGCCACCACGACCTGGGAGGTGCACGATGGCGTCGTCGATGCCTACGAGGGTGGCTATAACGACTGGACCTTTGCCCGCGCCGAGCGTGCCCGCCAGGCCGATGCTATCGAGCAGCGCCGGCAGAACCTGGCCCGCAAGGAGTTGGCGTGGCTGCGCCGCGGGGCACCGGCACGTACCTCGAAGCCGCGCTACCGCATTGAGGCGGCCGAGGCGCTCATCGCGGATGTTCCTGCGCCGCGCGACAAGGTTGAGCTCATGGCCTTTTCTAAGCAGCGCCAGGGACGAGTTGTCATTGAGCTTGAGGATGCAAAGGTCACCACTCCGGATGGTCGCACACTGGTGGATCACCTCACCTGGCGGTTGGCGCCGGGCGAGCGTATCGGTCTCGTCGGCGTTAACGGTTCGGGCAAGACCACGCTGCTGCGCGCCCTTGCTGGGGAAGTAGAGCTTGCCGCGGGCAAGCGCATCGAGGGCAAGACCGTGCGCCTGGGCTGGCTGCGCCAGGAACTCGATGACCTCGATCCGCAGCGCCGGCTTCTCGACGCCGTCGAAGACGTCGCCACCTACGTCCATCTGGGCAAGAAAGAGCTTTCTGCCTCCCAGCTGGCCGAGCGCCTGGGCTTTTCCGCCAAGCGCCAGCGCACACCCCTCGGTGACCTCTCGGGCGGTGAGCGCCGCCGCTTGCAGCTGACCCGTGTGCTCATGGCGGAGCCAAACGTGCTGCTTCTCGACGAGCCCACGAACGACCTTGATATCGATACCCTCCAAGAGCTTGAATCCTTGCTGGACTCGTGGCCGGGAACCTTGGTGGTCATTTCTCACGACCGCTACCTCATCGAGCGCATCGCGGACAACACCTATGCGCTGTTTGGGGATGGCAAACTCACCAACCTGCCGGGCGGAATCGAGGAATACCTGCGCCGCCGCCAGGAGATAGAGGCCGCCACCGCCCGGGGTGTGCTTGATTTGGGAGAAGCTTCGAAGAACACCGACGAGCACAAGACGGAAGCTACCCCTACAAAGCGTTTGAGTTCCCAGGAGGAGCGCGAGCTAACCAAGAAGATGAATGCGCTGGAGCGCAAGATGGGCAAGCTCGATGAAAAGACGGCGAAGCTGAATGAAAAGATGGCTCAGGCCGCGGAGAAGATGTCTTCTGGCGAGGGGGACAGTGGTGAGCTAGCGAAGCTCGACACCGAGCTCAAAGCCGTTGCCGCCGAGCGCGAAGAACTCGAGATGGAGTGGCTGGAGCTGGGGGAGAAGCTCGAAGGCTAG